The Vicinamibacterales bacterium genome includes a region encoding these proteins:
- a CDS encoding C39 family peptidase — MTPEAARRCRWRWLPAAVVFATAAAVSPAAAQPLVVPYLPQSEDLCGGAAAAMVMRYWGDSNVYPDAFQSLVDRHAGGIRTADLTSDLQRRGWTTIAGAGDTTEIVKELHRGRPVIALVQDSPGRFHYVVVVGLDDGRVTLHDPARLPDRVLPVARFDEQWRQSNRWMLILLPRIDPGNAAGQDVSPVNTRAPDSADVPTVTPGGDSACARLVEAGVARATADRAAARTLLGRATAECPRDPAAWRELAGLDVLEADWSAAAVHARQAVTLAPGDAYAWRILATAEYVRHDDLAALAAWNRIGEPLVNLVDVEGLEHTRYGIVADAIGVPLKSQLTPDAIRLGERRLHDVPSVAAARLTFHPVEDGRVHVDASVLERDRLPWGYAAWIGMGFEAAVDRQISAQFSSLTGGGELTGVTWRWWEHRPMVAGFFAAPAPMFGGGTIRLDALHETQTFGGDARAETRTRVAMSLGRWMTDRTRMTATAGVERWTDRPADLSVTYAMQHLRFDDRLRFAGGLSQAFGASPFTIIDASAALRSRAANQGFVLFGLGAYSAASTRSPMSVWAGADTGQARDVLLRAHPLLDDGTITGGVFGRSLASGTIEAQQWRMLRLMPGRFAPAVFVDLARASRGLGGAVSPVQADAGAGLRIAIAGAGVMRIDAARGLRDGHMALSAGWDVRWR, encoded by the coding sequence GTGACCCCAGAAGCCGCGCGCCGCTGCCGCTGGCGCTGGCTACCCGCGGCCGTCGTGTTCGCCACGGCGGCCGCTGTCTCCCCTGCGGCGGCGCAGCCGCTCGTCGTGCCGTATCTGCCGCAGAGTGAGGATCTCTGCGGCGGCGCAGCCGCAGCGATGGTGATGCGCTACTGGGGTGACTCGAATGTGTACCCGGATGCCTTCCAGTCGCTCGTCGATCGGCACGCCGGCGGCATCCGTACCGCCGACCTGACTTCTGATCTGCAGCGGCGGGGCTGGACGACGATCGCGGGGGCCGGCGACACAACCGAGATCGTCAAGGAACTGCACCGCGGCCGTCCGGTCATCGCGCTCGTCCAGGACAGCCCAGGGCGCTTTCACTACGTGGTCGTCGTCGGCCTGGATGACGGCCGTGTGACGCTGCACGATCCGGCGCGATTGCCGGATCGCGTGCTACCGGTCGCGCGCTTCGACGAGCAGTGGCGGCAATCCAATCGCTGGATGCTGATTCTGTTGCCGCGAATCGATCCCGGTAACGCCGCGGGCCAGGACGTTTCCCCGGTGAACACGCGCGCGCCAGATTCGGCCGATGTTCCGACCGTCACGCCCGGCGGGGACAGCGCGTGCGCGCGCCTGGTCGAAGCGGGCGTGGCCCGCGCCACGGCGGACCGCGCGGCCGCGCGAACGCTGCTGGGCCGGGCGACGGCCGAGTGTCCGCGGGACCCGGCGGCCTGGCGTGAGCTGGCGGGCCTGGATGTGCTTGAGGCGGACTGGTCGGCCGCGGCCGTACACGCCCGACAGGCGGTCACCCTCGCTCCAGGCGATGCCTACGCCTGGCGTATTCTCGCGACCGCCGAGTACGTGCGACACGACGATCTCGCGGCGCTCGCCGCCTGGAACCGGATCGGCGAGCCGCTGGTGAATCTGGTCGACGTCGAGGGACTCGAACACACGCGCTACGGGATCGTCGCCGACGCGATCGGCGTTCCGTTGAAGTCGCAGCTGACTCCCGACGCGATTCGCCTCGGGGAGCGGCGGCTCCACGACGTGCCGTCGGTCGCCGCGGCGCGGCTCACGTTCCACCCGGTCGAGGACGGCCGCGTCCACGTCGATGCGTCGGTGCTGGAGCGCGATCGCCTGCCGTGGGGCTACGCCGCGTGGATCGGGATGGGATTCGAGGCGGCGGTCGACCGGCAGATCTCCGCGCAGTTCAGCAGCCTGACCGGCGGCGGAGAACTCACCGGCGTGACCTGGCGCTGGTGGGAGCACCGCCCGATGGTGGCCGGCTTCTTCGCGGCGCCGGCGCCCATGTTCGGCGGGGGCACGATTCGGCTCGACGCGCTCCACGAAACGCAAACGTTCGGTGGAGACGCGCGCGCCGAAACCCGCACCCGGGTGGCGATGTCCCTGGGTCGCTGGATGACCGACCGTACCCGCATGACCGCGACGGCCGGGGTCGAGCGGTGGACGGACCGCCCCGCAGATCTGTCCGTCACCTACGCGATGCAGCACCTGCGCTTCGACGATCGCCTGCGGTTCGCGGGGGGCCTGTCGCAGGCATTTGGCGCGTCCCCGTTCACCATCATCGACGCGTCAGCCGCATTGCGAAGCCGCGCCGCGAACCAGGGATTCGTGCTGTTCGGACTCGGCGCCTACTCCGCCGCCTCGACACGCTCGCCGATGTCGGTCTGGGCCGGCGCCGACACGGGGCAGGCGCGGGACGTCCTGCTGCGCGCCCACCCGCTGCTCGACGACGGCACCATCACCGGCGGCGTGTTCGGCCGGAGCCTGGCCTCGGGCACCATCGAGGCGCAGCAGTGGCGGATGCTGCGACTGATGCCCGGACGATTCGCGCCGGCCGTGTTCGTGGACCTCGCGCGCGCGTCCCGTGGACTCGGCGGCGCCGTTTCTCCCGTGCAGGCCGATGCCGGCGCCGGATTGCGGATCGCGATTGCTGGCGCGGGGGTGATGCGGATCGACGCGGCGCGCGGCTTGCGCGACGGCCACATGGCGCTGTCGGCCGGCTGGGACGTGCGCTGGCGCTGA